From Megalobrama amblycephala isolate DHTTF-2021 linkage group LG24, ASM1881202v1, whole genome shotgun sequence, the proteins below share one genomic window:
- the pfdn4 gene encoding prefoldin subunit 4 has protein sequence MAATMKKGVAAEDVNVTFEDQQKINKFARNTNRMSELKDEIEAKKKSLQNLEDASDDIMMCEDDAMLIPYQIGDVFISHSQEETQEMLEAAKEALQDEIKALEGRVSSIQEVLGDLKVQLYAKFGNNINLEAEES, from the exons ATGGCAGCCACCATGAAGAAAGGAGTG GCAGCTGAAGATGTCAATGTAACATTTGAAGACCAGCAAAAGATAAACAAGTTTGCCAGAAATACAAATCGGATGTCTGAACTGAAAGATGAAATCGAGGCCAAAAAG aaatctTTACAGAATTTAGAGGATGCCAGTGATGACATCATGATGTGTGAGGATGATGCAATGCTGATCCCGTATCAGATCGGAGACGTGTTCATCAGTCACTCTCAAGAAGAGACGCAGGAAATGCTGGAGGCAGCAAAG GAAGCTCTGCAGGATGAGATCAAAGCTCTGGAGGGTCGTGTGTCATCCATACAGGAGGTCCTTGGAGATTTGAAGGTTCAATTATATGCCAAGTTTGGAAACAACATCAATCTAGAGGCAGAAGAGAGCTGA
- the LOC125259988 gene encoding neurofilament heavy polypeptide-like isoform X2, whose amino-acid sequence MGNEQSTQKKRQKTNAEKKVQNGEMNGHAVPTPEVTEPVASKEAVVEKKSETPPVVIKNEPKPPVKEEVDSSKPNGPAHVETTPEQKTTVVKDAEPPKKAPKPSEDEVTNFFGKMFKKKSEPVKPASESKDSVDAVQVTAVDLKIDVQPDPVDIKTSTEPEPEPEGEALEPSPVEVTEENNPPEDIKTAEKSVMNFFKTFVTPTKTSKEAKATPDASKEQSQKEAPPAPSTNVQEAPKAPPPPPPAPPKMESKAEPAVKKEETSATKAAAAAATKAEGSAKTKTKDSSFSKLFRPKPVVVEEKKPVEVQVDASKSSTLEAAAKPEEPPAPKPEEKNKRKNRLLECSNPRHQSPRRRRQLHLLWQKPLQP is encoded by the exons ATGGGGAACGAGCAATCAACTCAGAAAAAGCGGCAGaag ACAAATGCTGAGAAAAAGGTCCAGAATGGAGAAATGAATGGACATGCGGTCCCGACTCCAGAAGTAACCGAACCTG TGGCTAGCAAAGAAGCAGTGGTGGAGAAAAAGAGTGAAACCCCACCAGTGGTCAtcaaaaatgaaccaaaaccACCAGTAAAAGAGGAGGTAGACAGCAGTAAACCCAACGGACCCGCACATGTGGAAACAACACCTGAGCAAAAAACGACAGTCGTGAAAGATGCAGAACCGCCCAAAAAAGCCCCAAAGCCCAGTGAAGATGAAGTGACCAACTTCTTtggtaaaatgttcaaaaagAAGAGCGAACCTGTGAAACCTGCATCAGAAAGCAAGGATTCAGTCGACGCAGTTCAGGTCACAGCGGTGGATCTGAAAATTGACGTGCAGCCT GATCCAGTGGACATAAAGACCAGCACAGAGCCTGAGCCGGAGCCGGAGGGTGAAGCTCTCGAACCCAGTCCTGTGGAAGTCACAGAAGAAAATAACCCACCTGAGGACATTAAAACAGCTGAAAAGTCAGTTATGAactttttcaaaacattt GTCACTCCGACCAAAACAAGCAAAGAAGCCAAAGCCACACCTGATGCTTCAAAAGAACAG TCACAGAAAGAGGCCCCACCTGCACCGTCAACAAAT GTACAGGAAGCACCCAAGGCACCACCTCCACCTCCCCCTGCGCCACCTAAGATGGAAAGTAAAGCAGAGCCGGCGgtaaagaaagaggaaacatcTGCAACAAAAGCAGCGGCAGCAGCTGCAACAAAAGCAGAGGGCTCTGCCAAGACCAAAACTAAAGACAGTTCATTCAGCAAACTCTTCCGTCCAAAG CCTGTTGTGGTTGAAGAGAAAAAGCCGGTTGAGGTACAG GTAGACGCATCTAAGAGCAGCACCCTTGAGGCCGCTGCCAAACCTGAAGAACCACCAGCGCCAAAGCCAGAagagaaaaacaagagaaaaaatCGACTTTTGGAATGTTCAAACCCAAG GCACCAGAGCCCAAGAAGGAGACGCCAGCTCCACCTCCTGTGGCAGAAGCCGCTCCAGCCGTGA
- the LOC125259988 gene encoding neurofilament heavy polypeptide-like isoform X3: MGNEQSTQKKRQKTNAEKKVQNGEMNGHAVPTPEVTEPVASKEAVVEKKSETPPVVIKNEPKPPVKEEVDSSKPNGPAHVETTPEQKTTVVKDAEPPKKAPKPSEDEVTNFFGKMFKKKSEPVKPASESKDSVDAVQVTAVDLKIDVQPDPVDIKTSTEPEPEPEGEALEPSPVEVTEENNPPEDIKTAEKSVMNFFKTFVTPTKTSKEAKATPDASKEQSQKEAPPAPSTNVQEAPKAPPPPPPAPPKMESKAEPAVKKEETSATKAAAAAATKAEGSAKTKTKDSSFSKLFRPKVDASKSSTLEAAAKPEEPPAPKPEEKNKRKNRLLECSNPRHQSPRRRRQLHLLWQKPLQP; this comes from the exons ATGGGGAACGAGCAATCAACTCAGAAAAAGCGGCAGaag ACAAATGCTGAGAAAAAGGTCCAGAATGGAGAAATGAATGGACATGCGGTCCCGACTCCAGAAGTAACCGAACCTG TGGCTAGCAAAGAAGCAGTGGTGGAGAAAAAGAGTGAAACCCCACCAGTGGTCAtcaaaaatgaaccaaaaccACCAGTAAAAGAGGAGGTAGACAGCAGTAAACCCAACGGACCCGCACATGTGGAAACAACACCTGAGCAAAAAACGACAGTCGTGAAAGATGCAGAACCGCCCAAAAAAGCCCCAAAGCCCAGTGAAGATGAAGTGACCAACTTCTTtggtaaaatgttcaaaaagAAGAGCGAACCTGTGAAACCTGCATCAGAAAGCAAGGATTCAGTCGACGCAGTTCAGGTCACAGCGGTGGATCTGAAAATTGACGTGCAGCCT GATCCAGTGGACATAAAGACCAGCACAGAGCCTGAGCCGGAGCCGGAGGGTGAAGCTCTCGAACCCAGTCCTGTGGAAGTCACAGAAGAAAATAACCCACCTGAGGACATTAAAACAGCTGAAAAGTCAGTTATGAactttttcaaaacattt GTCACTCCGACCAAAACAAGCAAAGAAGCCAAAGCCACACCTGATGCTTCAAAAGAACAG TCACAGAAAGAGGCCCCACCTGCACCGTCAACAAAT GTACAGGAAGCACCCAAGGCACCACCTCCACCTCCCCCTGCGCCACCTAAGATGGAAAGTAAAGCAGAGCCGGCGgtaaagaaagaggaaacatcTGCAACAAAAGCAGCGGCAGCAGCTGCAACAAAAGCAGAGGGCTCTGCCAAGACCAAAACTAAAGACAGTTCATTCAGCAAACTCTTCCGTCCAAAG GTAGACGCATCTAAGAGCAGCACCCTTGAGGCCGCTGCCAAACCTGAAGAACCACCAGCGCCAAAGCCAGAagagaaaaacaagagaaaaaatCGACTTTTGGAATGTTCAAACCCAAG GCACCAGAGCCCAAGAAGGAGACGCCAGCTCCACCTCCTGTGGCAGAAGCCGCTCCAGCCGTGA
- the LOC125259988 gene encoding proteoglycan 4-like isoform X1: MGNEQSTQKKRQKTNAEKKVQNGEMNGHAVPTPEVTEPVASKEAVVEKKSETPPVVIKNEPKPPVKEEVDSSKPNGPAHVETTPEQKTTVVKDAEPPKKAPKPSEDEVTNFFGKMFKKKSEPVKPASESKDSVDAVQVTAVDLKIDVQPDPVDIKTSTEPEPEPEGEALEPSPVEVTEENNPPEDIKTAEKSVMNFFKTFVTPTKTSKEAKATPDASKEQSQKEAPPAPSTNVQEAPKAPPPPPPAPPKMESKAEPAVKKEETSATKAAAAAATKAEGSAKTKTKDSSFSKLFRPKVLLGKVVSKVQAATTSGASAKTSRVPVVVEEKKPVEVQVDASKSSTLEAAAKPEEPPAPKPEEKNKRKNRLLECSNPRHQSPRRRRQLHLLWQKPLQP; the protein is encoded by the exons ATGGGGAACGAGCAATCAACTCAGAAAAAGCGGCAGaag ACAAATGCTGAGAAAAAGGTCCAGAATGGAGAAATGAATGGACATGCGGTCCCGACTCCAGAAGTAACCGAACCTG TGGCTAGCAAAGAAGCAGTGGTGGAGAAAAAGAGTGAAACCCCACCAGTGGTCAtcaaaaatgaaccaaaaccACCAGTAAAAGAGGAGGTAGACAGCAGTAAACCCAACGGACCCGCACATGTGGAAACAACACCTGAGCAAAAAACGACAGTCGTGAAAGATGCAGAACCGCCCAAAAAAGCCCCAAAGCCCAGTGAAGATGAAGTGACCAACTTCTTtggtaaaatgttcaaaaagAAGAGCGAACCTGTGAAACCTGCATCAGAAAGCAAGGATTCAGTCGACGCAGTTCAGGTCACAGCGGTGGATCTGAAAATTGACGTGCAGCCT GATCCAGTGGACATAAAGACCAGCACAGAGCCTGAGCCGGAGCCGGAGGGTGAAGCTCTCGAACCCAGTCCTGTGGAAGTCACAGAAGAAAATAACCCACCTGAGGACATTAAAACAGCTGAAAAGTCAGTTATGAactttttcaaaacattt GTCACTCCGACCAAAACAAGCAAAGAAGCCAAAGCCACACCTGATGCTTCAAAAGAACAG TCACAGAAAGAGGCCCCACCTGCACCGTCAACAAAT GTACAGGAAGCACCCAAGGCACCACCTCCACCTCCCCCTGCGCCACCTAAGATGGAAAGTAAAGCAGAGCCGGCGgtaaagaaagaggaaacatcTGCAACAAAAGCAGCGGCAGCAGCTGCAACAAAAGCAGAGGGCTCTGCCAAGACCAAAACTAAAGACAGTTCATTCAGCAAACTCTTCCGTCCAAAG GTGTTGCTAGGCAAGGTGGTGTCAAAAGTTCAGGCGGCGACAACCAGTGGAGCCAGTGCTAAGACATCAAGAGTG CCTGTTGTGGTTGAAGAGAAAAAGCCGGTTGAGGTACAG GTAGACGCATCTAAGAGCAGCACCCTTGAGGCCGCTGCCAAACCTGAAGAACCACCAGCGCCAAAGCCAGAagagaaaaacaagagaaaaaatCGACTTTTGGAATGTTCAAACCCAAG GCACCAGAGCCCAAGAAGGAGACGCCAGCTCCACCTCCTGTGGCAGAAGCCGCTCCAGCCGTGA
- the LOC125259989 gene encoding uncharacterized protein LOC125259989, producing MESSSTNVEDKTCLEVLPDLHAIQEPVAVAEEHLSERKASEVHLKSEEPPTIDAKVPEDEEPKIVDAERALLEDKELIKIFESIISDEREQLACENIPVCETTKHLIDKLEPISKKLTKVADESDSFIAHGMSSVVKLAVDAVHVLSPVEEPVVGTEEPLLVAEEIADIVEEILQITQEQETVCHANETEEVLSNNFKESLVVSEEPLTTSVEPALVAEEEMSPAAFEFILDANGKAAVDEESWVIIEEPARPLNVSAHSGRSEEPALTKSKCNSAESTQILSQLKSICTKALEDASYKPLSVDVCADESTIHITIEVCPDEFTCLNKVSYNNDVLSTRKALHGQTHRMRFTQNHFLKMPVID from the coding sequence ATGGAGTCATCTAGCACGAATGTTGAAGACAAGACATGCTTGGAGGTCCTACCAGATTTGCACGCTATACAAGAACCAGTAGCTGTTGCTGAAGAACATCTAAGTGAAAGAAAAGCCAGTGAGGTACATCTAAAATCTGAAGAACCACCAACAATTGACGCTAAGGTTCCAGAAGATGAAGAACCTAAGATTGTGGATGCTGAACGGGCCTTGTTAGAAGACAAGGAACTTATTAAAATTTTTGAAAGCATAATATCAGATGAAAGGGAACAATTAGCATGTGAGAACATTCCAGTGTGTGAAACTACCAAACATCTGATTGATAAACTTGAACCTATTTCCAAAAAACTGACGAAAGTAGCTGATGAATCTGATAGTTTTATTGCGCACGGCATGTCTTCAGTTGTCAAATTAGCAGTTGATGCTGTCCACGTCCTGTCTCCTGTTGAGGAACCAGTCGTTGGAACTGAGGAGCCATTGCTAGTTGCTGAAGAAATTGCGGATATTGTTGAGGAAATCTTGCAGATTACTCAGGAACAAGAAACGGTGTGCCATGCAAATGAAACCGAAGAAGTCCTAAGCAACAATTTCAAGGAGTCGTTGGTCGTTTCAGAGGAACCATTAACAACATCTGTGGAACCAGCGCTGGTTGCTGAAGAAGAAATGTCCCCTGCCGCTTTCGAATTCATCTTAGATGCTAATGGAAAGGCAGCTGTAGATGAGGAAAGTTGGGTGATTATTGAGGAACCGGCTCGACCACTGAACGTCTCTGCCCATAGTGGACGTTCAGAAGAACCTGCGCTCACTAAAAGTAAATGTAATTCAGCAGAATCTACTCAAATTCTTTCCCAACTCAAGTCCATTTGCACTAAGGCTTTAGAAGATGCTTCCTATAAGCCGCTCAGTGTAGATGTATGTGCTGATGAAAGCACTATTCACATCACAATTGAGGTTTGCCCGGACGAGTTCACATGTCTGAATAAGGTCAGTTACAACAACGATGTTCTTTCAACGAGAAAGGCACTGCATGGACAAACTCACCGCATGCGATTCACTCAAAATCATTTCCTCAAGATGCCTGTCATCGATTAA